From a single Nostoc sp. MS1 genomic region:
- a CDS encoding ATP-binding sensor histidine kinase, whose amino-acid sequence MTTGISQVPCINGYELRKKIYQGYKTEVYRAIRLADQQGVVIKLLQLEFPTFNELLQFRNQYTIAKNLHHPNIVKLLSLEPYGNSYALVMEDYGGISLQEYTKTNQLSSLEFLKIALQLTDSLDYLYQSCVIHKDIKPGNILIHPETKKVQLIDFSIASLLPKQTQTIVSPNVLEGTLTYLSPEQTGRMNRGIDYRSDFYSLGVTFFELLTGQLPFVSSEPMELVHCHIAKHPPAMNEINSAIPEVLGDIVSKLMAKNAEDRYQSSLGLKYDLQKCLSQLETTGRITYFEIAKRDICDRFIIPEKLYGREAEAKALLAAFDRVADGSTELMLVAGFSGTGKTAVVNEIHKPIVRQHGYFIKGKFDQFNRNIPFSAFVQAFRELMGQLLSESDTQLQYWKTQILTALGNNAQVIIDVIPELEQIIGSQPPVPELSGNAAQNRFNLLFQKFIATFTTPEHPLVIFLDDLQWADLASLKLMQLLMSEANGGYLLIIGAYRDNEVSATHPLIFTCDEITKTGATVNTITLTALHKLDINQLIADTLSCPGLVALPLTDLVYQKTKGNPFFNNQFLKTLYQEGLITFNFELGYWQCDIAEISTLALTDDVVEFMAIQLQKLPKPTQDILKLAACIGNRFDLETLTIICQHSRIEVAADLWSALREGLILPTSEVYKFYQGYGDDANYNNFTDADSQIANYRFLHDRVQQAAYSLIPEHKKQATHLNIGYLLLNNTDGRELEHRIFNIVNQLNLGIDLIKEQGQKYQLAQLNLIAGSRAKSATAYAAAVSYFDLGMKLLAANSWEQEYELTLALYESAAESEYLNTNFDASQKLIDLTLQKARTALEKVKVYEIQIQSYTAQNRFIEAIEAGREALSLLGVTLPKDCDRQTTINEHEQVKLLLGDRVIQDLANLPELKEPNQRFALQILSGLFAPVYIAQPALLPLKIFTMVKICIQSGNSPQAAIAYSLYGLLLCGMGDIETGYQFGDLAVKMLERFSAKELKSRVYLTYSLFIKHWKDPIKSALKLFQEGLESGLETGNLEYVGYCANCYCQFLFWSGEYLEFAESEAQKYCKLMADIKQEVSLVWGNIWRQTVLNLQGSVDEPTILSGTSFDETEDLAGLIANRNINGICYVYLAKTLLSYFFEKYQDAAEFASKFEEYEQGATGLVIIPLRNFYQSLSLLALCDIADDVERQEYLQKVSANQQQMQKWSEFAPANYLHKYNLVEAELQRVLTQNFAAFNLYDTAIAQAKENGYIQELALANELAAKFYLNSGKEQVAQGYMQEAYYGYARWGAKAKTDDLEKHYLQLLQPILQQQEHRFRPFTETLSTIGFSGTSASTHTSSSSISEALDFTSVLKAAQAISSSIEIDELIANLTQIILETSGAKKSVLMLPQNDVWQVRAITFIDKQETSQTQVRTILESQTIDECQEIPKKVIYYVKNTQQTIVIDNSQTDIPGVIGEYMLTHQPKSIICTPIINQGHLVGILYLENKLTQGVFTNDRLQVINLLSSQAAISLENARMYQQAQQALQDLQQAQLQIVQSEKMSALGNLVAGVAHEMNNPLGFISASLEQAQPTITDIVDHLRLYQQSFPNPGDEVIDHAEEVDLEYSLEDLPKIVDAMMIACDRLKNISTSLRTFSRADKDYKVKFDIHEGFDSTILILKHRLKANEQRPEIEVIKNYGDIPAIECFPGQLNQVFMNILANAIDALEESNAGRSFKDIQAKPNRITITTSMEDLNVKIIIADNGTGMSEAVRQKIFDHLFTTKGIGKGTGLGLAIARQIVEEVHSGKLSCISALGEGTQFIINLPV is encoded by the coding sequence ATGACAACAGGAATTAGTCAAGTTCCCTGTATTAACGGCTATGAACTAAGAAAGAAAATTTATCAGGGGTACAAGACAGAAGTTTATCGAGCCATTAGACTTGCAGATCAGCAAGGCGTTGTCATCAAATTATTACAGCTTGAATTTCCTACTTTCAACGAACTGCTACAATTTCGCAATCAATATACTATTGCCAAAAATCTTCATCATCCTAATATTGTCAAGCTTTTAAGCTTAGAACCTTATGGCAATAGCTATGCACTAGTGATGGAAGATTATGGGGGAATTTCCCTTCAAGAATATACTAAGACTAACCAATTAAGTTCATTAGAGTTTCTCAAAATAGCCCTGCAATTAACGGATAGTCTCGATTATCTCTATCAAAGTTGTGTTATCCATAAAGACATAAAGCCTGGAAATATTCTTATTCATCCAGAAACTAAAAAAGTCCAACTTATAGATTTTAGTATAGCTTCTTTACTGCCAAAACAGACTCAAACAATTGTCAGCCCCAACGTTTTAGAAGGAACTCTGACTTATTTATCTCCTGAACAAACTGGACGCATGAACAGAGGAATAGATTATCGCAGTGATTTCTATTCCTTGGGTGTGACTTTTTTTGAACTACTAACAGGACAATTACCATTTGTTTCCTCTGAACCGATGGAGTTGGTACATTGCCATATTGCTAAACATCCGCCTGCGATGAATGAGATTAACTCTGCAATACCCGAAGTTTTGGGTGATATTGTGAGTAAATTAATGGCTAAAAATGCCGAAGACAGATATCAAAGTAGTTTAGGTTTAAAATATGATTTACAAAAATGTCTATCTCAGTTAGAGACCACAGGAAGGATTACCTATTTTGAAATTGCTAAAAGGGATATTTGCGATCGCTTCATTATCCCCGAAAAGCTCTACGGTAGGGAAGCAGAAGCCAAAGCTTTACTTGCAGCTTTTGACCGCGTTGCCGATGGTAGCACAGAATTAATGTTAGTGGCTGGTTTCTCCGGTACTGGTAAAACGGCTGTAGTCAATGAAATCCACAAACCCATTGTGCGGCAACATGGGTATTTTATTAAAGGGAAATTTGACCAGTTTAACCGAAATATTCCTTTCTCGGCTTTTGTCCAAGCCTTCCGGGAATTGATGGGACAGCTACTTAGTGAAAGTGATACTCAATTACAATACTGGAAAACGCAAATCCTGACAGCTTTGGGTAATAATGCACAAGTAATTATTGACGTTATTCCTGAATTAGAACAAATTATCGGTTCACAACCTCCAGTTCCAGAATTGTCTGGTAATGCGGCTCAAAACCGCTTTAACTTGCTGTTTCAAAAATTTATTGCCACTTTCACAACCCCAGAACATCCTCTAGTTATTTTCCTAGATGACTTGCAATGGGCAGATTTAGCTTCCTTAAAATTGATGCAGTTATTGATGAGTGAAGCCAATGGAGGCTATTTATTAATTATTGGCGCTTATCGAGATAACGAAGTTTCTGCTACTCATCCTTTAATTTTCACTTGTGATGAGATAACAAAAACAGGGGCGACTGTCAACACAATTACCCTAACAGCACTCCATAAATTAGACATTAACCAATTAATAGCTGATACCCTTAGTTGTCCTGGATTAGTTGCTTTACCTTTAACGGATTTAGTGTATCAAAAAACCAAAGGTAATCCATTTTTCAATAATCAGTTTCTCAAAACATTATATCAAGAGGGATTAATTACATTTAATTTTGAATTAGGTTATTGGCAGTGTGATATTGCGGAAATTAGCACTCTAGCCCTGACTGATGATGTAGTTGAATTTATGGCAATTCAGTTGCAGAAATTGCCAAAGCCCACCCAAGATATTTTGAAATTAGCCGCTTGTATTGGCAACCGATTTGATTTAGAAACTTTAACTATTATCTGTCAACATTCACGCATTGAAGTGGCAGCCGATTTATGGAGTGCTTTACGGGAAGGTCTAATTTTACCTACTAGCGAAGTTTATAAGTTTTACCAAGGTTATGGAGATGATGCCAACTATAACAATTTTACCGATGCTGATTCACAAATTGCCAATTATAGATTTCTACATGATCGTGTACAGCAAGCAGCTTACTCTCTAATTCCTGAACACAAAAAACAAGCAACTCACTTAAATATTGGCTATTTACTACTAAATAATACAGATGGGCGAGAACTTGAACATCGTATATTTAATATTGTCAATCAGCTAAATTTAGGGATTGATTTAATTAAAGAACAAGGTCAGAAATATCAATTAGCTCAACTGAACCTCATAGCAGGTTCTAGAGCAAAATCAGCTACTGCTTATGCGGCTGCTGTTAGTTATTTTGATCTTGGCATGAAGTTGTTAGCGGCTAATAGTTGGGAGCAGGAATATGAACTAACTTTAGCACTTTACGAATCCGCCGCAGAATCAGAATATCTCAATACTAACTTTGATGCTTCCCAAAAATTGATAGACTTGACTCTACAAAAAGCCAGAACAGCTTTAGAGAAAGTCAAAGTCTACGAAATTCAAATTCAATCTTACACAGCCCAAAATAGATTTATCGAAGCAATAGAGGCTGGTAGAGAAGCTTTGAGTTTATTAGGTGTAACTTTACCGAAAGACTGCGATCGCCAAACTACCATCAATGAACATGAGCAAGTCAAGCTCCTACTAGGCGATCGCGTAATTCAAGATTTAGCCAATTTACCAGAACTCAAGGAGCCTAATCAACGGTTTGCTTTACAAATCCTCTCAGGTTTGTTTGCACCAGTTTACATCGCCCAACCGGCTTTGTTACCCTTGAAGATTTTCACAATGGTAAAAATATGTATTCAATCTGGTAACTCTCCCCAAGCTGCGATCGCTTATAGTCTTTATGGCTTATTGTTATGCGGTATGGGCGATATTGAAACTGGCTACCAATTTGGTGACTTAGCTGTAAAAATGTTAGAGCGTTTTTCTGCTAAAGAACTAAAAAGTAGAGTTTACCTTACGTATAGTTTATTCATTAAGCATTGGAAAGACCCCATTAAATCTGCTTTAAAATTGTTCCAAGAGGGGTTAGAAAGTGGTTTAGAGACTGGTAATTTAGAATATGTTGGTTATTGTGCTAACTGCTATTGTCAGTTTTTATTCTGGTCAGGTGAATATTTAGAATTTGCCGAATCGGAAGCACAAAAATATTGTAAGTTAATGGCAGATATTAAACAGGAAGTTTCTTTAGTTTGGGGAAATATTTGGCGACAAACAGTTTTGAACTTGCAAGGTAGCGTTGATGAACCAACGATTCTTTCTGGTACTAGCTTTGATGAAACAGAAGATTTAGCAGGATTAATTGCTAATAGAAATATTAACGGTATTTGTTATGTCTATTTAGCTAAAACTTTACTATCGTACTTCTTTGAAAAATACCAAGACGCTGCTGAGTTTGCCAGCAAGTTTGAAGAGTACGAACAAGGTGCAACTGGCTTAGTGATTATTCCTTTGAGAAATTTCTATCAATCTTTGAGTTTACTGGCGCTTTGTGACATAGCTGATGATGTCGAAAGACAAGAATATCTGCAAAAAGTATCAGCCAATCAACAACAGATGCAGAAATGGTCAGAGTTTGCCCCAGCTAACTATCTACACAAGTACAATTTAGTAGAAGCAGAATTGCAACGGGTTTTAACACAGAACTTTGCAGCTTTTAACTTGTATGATACTGCGATCGCCCAAGCTAAAGAAAACGGTTACATTCAAGAATTAGCTCTCGCCAACGAACTCGCAGCCAAGTTCTACCTCAACTCTGGTAAAGAACAAGTCGCCCAAGGCTATATGCAGGAAGCTTACTACGGTTATGCTCGTTGGGGAGCTAAAGCCAAGACAGATGATTTAGAGAAGCATTATTTACAACTACTTCAACCTATCTTGCAACAACAAGAACACCGTTTCCGTCCGTTTACAGAAACTCTCTCAACTATAGGCTTTTCAGGAACTTCCGCATCTACGCACACTTCCAGCAGTAGTATTTCTGAGGCGCTAGATTTTACCTCTGTTCTCAAAGCTGCTCAAGCAATTTCCAGTTCCATCGAAATTGATGAACTTATTGCCAACCTGACTCAAATTATTTTAGAAACTTCGGGGGCGAAAAAATCTGTACTGATGCTTCCTCAAAATGATGTTTGGCAAGTCAGAGCAATTACTTTCATTGATAAGCAGGAAACTTCTCAAACTCAAGTACGAACTATCCTGGAATCACAAACAATAGATGAGTGTCAAGAAATCCCTAAAAAAGTCATCTATTATGTGAAAAATACTCAACAAACAATCGTCATAGACAACTCACAAACTGACATTCCTGGGGTAATTGGGGAATATATGTTAACCCATCAACCCAAGAGTATTATTTGTACACCAATTATCAATCAAGGGCATTTAGTAGGCATTCTCTATTTAGAAAATAAACTTACTCAAGGGGTGTTTACTAATGACCGCCTACAAGTCATCAATCTATTATCTTCGCAAGCTGCTATCTCATTAGAGAATGCCAGGATGTATCAGCAAGCTCAACAAGCATTGCAAGATTTACAACAAGCTCAATTGCAAATAGTTCAAAGCGAAAAAATGTCTGCACTGGGTAACTTAGTAGCAGGGGTAGCCCATGAAATGAACAATCCCTTGGGTTTTATTTCTGCTAGTTTGGAGCAAGCTCAACCAACAATTACTGATATAGTCGACCACTTGAGATTGTATCAACAAAGCTTCCCCAATCCAGGAGATGAAGTTATCGACCATGCCGAAGAAGTTGACTTGGAATATAGTTTAGAAGACTTGCCTAAGATAGTTGATGCAATGATGATAGCTTGCGATCGCTTGAAGAATA